From a region of the Malania oleifera isolate guangnan ecotype guangnan chromosome 12, ASM2987363v1, whole genome shotgun sequence genome:
- the LOC131143759 gene encoding transcription elongation factor spt5-like, translating into MSSSVSEIQNTATEIEIPETKSPESEAPAEASSPLSNKRISEEFGPKASDQSKKGSDGEGKDNDDDEEEEEGECGFCLFMKGGGCRESFIAWEKCVEDAEKNKEDIVDKCFEVTGLLKKCMEQHSDYYHPILQAEKVAEEEAVKELEREKALEQGDAPASTDREVEAEAALKSSGKKEASVDKMSG; encoded by the coding sequence ATGTCTTCCTCAGTTTCAGAAATCCAAAATACAGCGACAGAAATTGAAATCCCTGAAACCAAATCTCCAGAGAGTGAAGCACCAGCAGAAGCTTCTAGCCCTTTGAGCAATAAGAGAATTTCGGAGGAGTTCGGCCCAAAAGCTTCCGATCAGTCAAAAAAGGGTTCCGACGGCGAAGGGAaagataatgatgatgatgaagaagaagaagaaggtgaatGCGGGTTTTGCCTGTTCATGAAGGGGGGTGGGTGCAGGGAGAGCTTCATTGCTTGGGAGAAGTGCGTGGAAGATGCGGAGAAGAACAAGGAAGATATTGTGGACAAGTGTTTTGAGGTGACTGGCTTGCTAAAGAAGTGCATGGAACAACACTCTGATTATTACCATCCCATTCTTCAAGCAGAAAAAGTCGCCGAGGAGGAGGCCGTCAAGGAGTTGGAGCGAGAAAAGGCTTTGGAGCAGGGGGACGCTCCGGCTTCAACTGATCGAGAAGTAGAAGCTGAAGCTGCTTTAAAGAGTTCGGGGAAGAAAGAGGCTTCGGTGGATAAAATGAGTGGTTAG
- the LOC131143978 gene encoding uncharacterized protein LOC131143978: protein MKEIEIFETKSPVEASSPLSDKRILEEFGPKASDQSKKGFNGEGKDNDDECRFCLFMKGGGCRQSFIAWEKCVEDAEKNKEDIVDKCFKVSGLLKNCMEQHSDYYHPILQAKKVIEAEVVKELE, encoded by the coding sequence ATGAAAGaaattgaaatctttgaaaccaaATCTCCAGTAGAAGCTTCTAGCCCTTTGAGCGATAAGAGAATTCTGGAGGAGTTCGGCCCAAAAGCTTCCGACCAGTCAAAGAAGGGTTTCAACGGCGAAGGGAAAGATAATGATGATGAATGCAGGTTTTGCCTATTCATGAAGGGGGGTGGGTGCAGGCAGAGCTTCATTGCTTGGGAGAAGTGTGTGGAAGATGCGGAGAAGAACAAGGAAGATATTGTGGACAAGTGTTTTAAGGTGAGTGGCTTGCTGAAGAACTGCATGGAACAACACTCTGATTATTACCATCCCATTCTTCAAGCAAAAAAAGTCATCGAGGCAGAGGTCGTCAAGGAGTTGGAGTGA
- the LOC131143979 gene encoding uncharacterized protein LOC131143979 has protein sequence MSSSVSEIQNTATEIKIPETKSPNSEAPVEASSPLSDKRIPNESGPEASDQSKKGSDSERKSFIASEKCVEDAEKNKEDIVDKCFEVTSLLKKCMEQHSDYYHPILQAEKVAKDEAVMELDDSQKIHSASTREEPTHSRKTDNMSSSILEIQNTMTKIEIPETKSPESEAPAEASSPSSDKRISKESGSGAFD, from the exons ATGTCTTCCTCAGTTTCAGAAATCCAAAACACAGCGACAGAAATTAAAATCCCTGAAACCAAATCTCCAAATAGTGAAGCACCAGTAGAAGCTTCTAGCCCTTTGAGCGATAAGAGAATTCCGAACGAGTCCGGCCCAGAAGCTTCCGATCAGTCAAAGAAGGGTTCCGACAGTGAAAGGAAG AGCTTCATTGCTTCAGAGAAGTGCGTGGAAGATGCGGAGAAGAACAAGGAAGATATTGTGGACAAGTGTTTTGAGGTGACTAGCTTGCTAAAGAAGTGCATGGAACAACACTCTGATTATTACCATCCCATTCTTCAAGCAGAAAAAGTCGCCAAGGACGAGGCCGTCATGGAGCTGGA TGATTCTCAGAAAATCCACTCTGCATCCACCCGCGAGGAGCCTACACATTCTCGAAAAACTGACAATATGTCTTCCTCGATTTTAGAAATCCAAAATACAATGACAAAAATTGAAATCCCTGAAACAAAATCTCCAGAGAGTGAAGCACCGGCAGAAGCTTCTAGCCCTTCGAGCGATAAGAGAATTTCTAAGGAGTCCGGCTCAGGAGCTTTTGATTAG